One genomic window of Struthio camelus isolate bStrCam1 chromosome 1, bStrCam1.hap1, whole genome shotgun sequence includes the following:
- the CUL4A gene encoding cullin-4A isoform X3 has protein sequence MIRSIFLFLDRTYVLQNSMLPSIWDMGLELFRNHVISDKQVQNKTIDGILLLIERERNGEAVDRSLLRSLLSMLSDLQVYKESFEQRFLEETNCLYAAEGQRLMQEREVPEYLHHVNKRLEEEGDRVITYLDHSTQKPLIACVEKQLLGEHLSAILQKGLDNLLDENRISDLTQTYQLFSRVKGGQQILLQHWSEYIKNFGTTIVVNPEKDKDMVQELLDFKDKVDHIIEVCFQKNEKFINLMKESFETFINKRPNKPAELIAKYVDSKLRAGNKEATDEELERILDKIMIIFRFIHGKDVFEAFYKKDLAKRLLVGKSASVDAEKSMLSKLKHECGAAFTSKLEGMFKDMELSKDVMVQFKQYMQNQSDPGNIDLTVNILTMGYWPTYTPMEVHLNSEMIKLQEVFKMFYLGKHSGRKLQWQTTLGHAVLKADFKEGKKEFQVSLFQTLVLLMFNEGDEFSFEEIKMATGIEDSELRRTLQSLACGKARVLIKNPKGKDVEDGDKFMFNGDFKHKLFRIKINQIQMKETVEEQVSTTERVFQDRQYQIDAAIVRIMKMRKTLGHNLLVSELYNQLKFPVKPGDLKKRIESLIDRDYMERDKDNPNQYHYVA, from the exons ATGATCAgaagcattttcttatttttggatCGCACATATGTACTTCAGAATTCAATGCTGCCTTCTATATG GGATATGGGGCTAGAATTATTTAGAAATCATGTTATTAGCGATAAGcaagttcaaaacaaaactaTTGATGGAATCCTCTTGCTGATTGAACGAGAAAGAAATGGTGAAGCTGTGGACAGAAGTTTGCTGCGGAGTTTGTTAAGCATGCTGTCTGATCTACAG GTTTACAAGGAATCATTTGAACAGAGGTTTTTGGAAGAGACAAATTGCTTATATGCTGCAGAAGGTCAAAGATTAATGCAAGAAAGAGAG GTCCCAGAATATCTTCATCACGTTAATAAACGTTTAGAAGAAGAAGGAGACAGAGTAATAACGTATTTAGACCATAGCACACA GAAACCATTGATTGCCTGTGTGGAGAAGCAGCTACTAGGAGAACACTTATCAGCTATTTTAcaaaaag ggCTTGATAACCTGCTTGATGAAAACAGAATCTCAGATTTGACTCAGACATACCAGCTGTTCAGCAGGGTAAAAGGTGGGCAGCAGATCCTTTTGCAACACTGGAGTGAATACATCAAG AACTTTGGGACAACAATAGTGGTTAATCCTGAAAAGGACAAGGATATGGTGCAAGAGCTACTAGATTTTAAGGATAAAGTGGACCATATCATAGAAGTGTGctttcagaaaaatgagaaatttatAAACTTGATGAAGGAATCCTTTGAAACATTTATCAACAAGAGACCAAATAAGCCTGCAGAACTGATAG cAAAATATGTGGATTCCAAGTTAAGAGCTGGTAATAAAGAAGCAACGGATGAAGAGCTGGAAAGAATCCTTGACAAGATCATGATAATATTCAGATTCATTCATG GTAAAGATGTGTTTGAGGCATTTTATAAGAAAGACTTGGCCAAAAGACTGCTGGTTGGGAAAAGTGCGTCGGTAGATGCTGAGAAGTCCATGTTGTCAAAGCTTAAACATG AATGTGGTGCTGCTTTTACCAGCAAACTGGAGGGCATGTTCAAGGACATGGAACTGTCAAAAGATGTCATGGTTCAGTTTAAGCAG TATATGCAGAACCAAAGTGATCCAGGAAATATAGACCTGACAGTAAATATATTAACTATGGGGTATTGGCCAACTTATACACCTATGGAAGTCCACTTAAATTCAGAG ATGATTAAGCTTCAAGaggtatttaaaatgttttacctGGGAAAACACAGCGGTCGAAAGCTTCAGTGGCAGACCACTTTGGGACATGCTGTCCTAAAAGCAGACTTTAAGGAG GGGAAGAAGGAATTTCAAGTATCGCTCTTTCAGACATTAGTGCTGCTTATGTTCAATGAAGGGGATGAATTCAGttttgaagaaattaaaatggcCACTGGTATAG AGGATAGTGAATTAAGAAGAACTTTGCAGTCTTTAGCCTGTGGTAAAGCACGAGTATTGATAAAAAATCCAAAGGGAAAGGATGTAGAAGATGGAGACAAATTCATGTTCAATGGCGACTTCAAGCATAAATTGTTTAGAATAAAAATCAATCAAATCCAGATGAAAGAAACA GTCGAGGAACAGGTTAGCACAACTGAAAGAGTATTTCAAGATAGACAATATCAGATTGATGCTGCTATTGTACGAATAATGAAGATGAGAAAGACTCTTGGGCATAATCTCCTTGTTTCTGAATTGTATAATCAGCTGAAATTTCCAGTAAAG CCTGGAGACTTGAAGAAGAGGATTGAATCTCTCATTGACAGAGACTATATGGAGAGAGACAAAGACAACCCCAATCAGTATCACTATGTTGCATAA
- the CUL4A gene encoding cullin-4A isoform X1 produces the protein MSPIAAAVGRVAPPRSGRAFRGPVNTSDASERPKLPDNYTQDTWQKLHEAVGAIQSSISIKYNLEELYQAVENLCSYKVSATLYKQLRQVCEDHVKAQILQFREDSLDSLLFLKKINKCWQDHCRQMIMIRSIFLFLDRTYVLQNSMLPSIWDMGLELFRNHVISDKQVQNKTIDGILLLIERERNGEAVDRSLLRSLLSMLSDLQVYKESFEQRFLEETNCLYAAEGQRLMQEREVPEYLHHVNKRLEEEGDRVITYLDHSTQKPLIACVEKQLLGEHLSAILQKGLDNLLDENRISDLTQTYQLFSRVKGGQQILLQHWSEYIKNFGTTIVVNPEKDKDMVQELLDFKDKVDHIIEVCFQKNEKFINLMKESFETFINKRPNKPAELIAKYVDSKLRAGNKEATDEELERILDKIMIIFRFIHGKDVFEAFYKKDLAKRLLVGKSASVDAEKSMLSKLKHECGAAFTSKLEGMFKDMELSKDVMVQFKQYMQNQSDPGNIDLTVNILTMGYWPTYTPMEVHLNSEMIKLQEVFKMFYLGKHSGRKLQWQTTLGHAVLKADFKEGKKEFQVSLFQTLVLLMFNEGDEFSFEEIKMATGIEDSELRRTLQSLACGKARVLIKNPKGKDVEDGDKFMFNGDFKHKLFRIKINQIQMKETVEEQVSTTERVFQDRQYQIDAAIVRIMKMRKTLGHNLLVSELYNQLKFPVKPGDLKKRIESLIDRDYMERDKDNPNQYHYVA, from the exons gctGTTGAAAATCTCTGTTCTTATAAAGTCTCTGCTACACTGTACAAACAGCTGCGACAAGTCTGTGAAGATCACGTGAAAGCACAAATTCTTCAATTCAGAGAA GATTCTCTGGatagtcttttatttttaaagaagataaaTAAATGCTGGCAAGATCATTGCAGACAAATG ATCATGATCAgaagcattttcttatttttggatCGCACATATGTACTTCAGAATTCAATGCTGCCTTCTATATG GGATATGGGGCTAGAATTATTTAGAAATCATGTTATTAGCGATAAGcaagttcaaaacaaaactaTTGATGGAATCCTCTTGCTGATTGAACGAGAAAGAAATGGTGAAGCTGTGGACAGAAGTTTGCTGCGGAGTTTGTTAAGCATGCTGTCTGATCTACAG GTTTACAAGGAATCATTTGAACAGAGGTTTTTGGAAGAGACAAATTGCTTATATGCTGCAGAAGGTCAAAGATTAATGCAAGAAAGAGAG GTCCCAGAATATCTTCATCACGTTAATAAACGTTTAGAAGAAGAAGGAGACAGAGTAATAACGTATTTAGACCATAGCACACA GAAACCATTGATTGCCTGTGTGGAGAAGCAGCTACTAGGAGAACACTTATCAGCTATTTTAcaaaaag ggCTTGATAACCTGCTTGATGAAAACAGAATCTCAGATTTGACTCAGACATACCAGCTGTTCAGCAGGGTAAAAGGTGGGCAGCAGATCCTTTTGCAACACTGGAGTGAATACATCAAG AACTTTGGGACAACAATAGTGGTTAATCCTGAAAAGGACAAGGATATGGTGCAAGAGCTACTAGATTTTAAGGATAAAGTGGACCATATCATAGAAGTGTGctttcagaaaaatgagaaatttatAAACTTGATGAAGGAATCCTTTGAAACATTTATCAACAAGAGACCAAATAAGCCTGCAGAACTGATAG cAAAATATGTGGATTCCAAGTTAAGAGCTGGTAATAAAGAAGCAACGGATGAAGAGCTGGAAAGAATCCTTGACAAGATCATGATAATATTCAGATTCATTCATG GTAAAGATGTGTTTGAGGCATTTTATAAGAAAGACTTGGCCAAAAGACTGCTGGTTGGGAAAAGTGCGTCGGTAGATGCTGAGAAGTCCATGTTGTCAAAGCTTAAACATG AATGTGGTGCTGCTTTTACCAGCAAACTGGAGGGCATGTTCAAGGACATGGAACTGTCAAAAGATGTCATGGTTCAGTTTAAGCAG TATATGCAGAACCAAAGTGATCCAGGAAATATAGACCTGACAGTAAATATATTAACTATGGGGTATTGGCCAACTTATACACCTATGGAAGTCCACTTAAATTCAGAG ATGATTAAGCTTCAAGaggtatttaaaatgttttacctGGGAAAACACAGCGGTCGAAAGCTTCAGTGGCAGACCACTTTGGGACATGCTGTCCTAAAAGCAGACTTTAAGGAG GGGAAGAAGGAATTTCAAGTATCGCTCTTTCAGACATTAGTGCTGCTTATGTTCAATGAAGGGGATGAATTCAGttttgaagaaattaaaatggcCACTGGTATAG AGGATAGTGAATTAAGAAGAACTTTGCAGTCTTTAGCCTGTGGTAAAGCACGAGTATTGATAAAAAATCCAAAGGGAAAGGATGTAGAAGATGGAGACAAATTCATGTTCAATGGCGACTTCAAGCATAAATTGTTTAGAATAAAAATCAATCAAATCCAGATGAAAGAAACA GTCGAGGAACAGGTTAGCACAACTGAAAGAGTATTTCAAGATAGACAATATCAGATTGATGCTGCTATTGTACGAATAATGAAGATGAGAAAGACTCTTGGGCATAATCTCCTTGTTTCTGAATTGTATAATCAGCTGAAATTTCCAGTAAAG CCTGGAGACTTGAAGAAGAGGATTGAATCTCTCATTGACAGAGACTATATGGAGAGAGACAAAGACAACCCCAATCAGTATCACTATGTTGCATAA